A section of the Gasterosteus aculeatus chromosome 10, fGasAcu3.hap1.1, whole genome shotgun sequence genome encodes:
- the pum1 gene encoding pumilio homolog 1 isoform X4 — MSSVCVLKSKAVLWQDSFSPHHRSTSPSMPVVLSSGGHAPPTGQTPQAVPPSQQGVAGAGRSQDDAMVDYFFQRQHGEQPGKHRWPTGDNIHDSQVRSMDELNHDFQALALEGRAMGEMLPGKKFWETDDSGKDGPKGIFLDQWRDSAWGASDHSVSQPIMVSRRPGQGFHGGGEVGVGSVMSPRSESGGLGVSMVEYVLSSSPAEKLDSCLRKGPYGQRDGEVEEEKREKPKATFEGEKLKELTEVEADVINDVINPNGLPVQNGLDVDVKEFGRPPGNMPVPGPEGDLLGGPGGVGADGMTPMGGGPKPPEDFSGVEQGGVAMDPMESVMEPLQFDYNSQMPMDNAPTVGLFDYANQQQLFQRNNALAVQQLTAAQQQQYALAAAQQSHIGLAQAFVPNPYIISAAPPGTDPYAAGLAAAATLGPAVMPPQYYGVTPWGVYPANLFQQQAAAANSSANQQAANQNQQNQQQVMRAGGNQRPLTPSQGQQNQQNDQLVAAAAVNSALAFGQGLAAGVPGYPVLAPAAYYDQTGALVVNTGGRSGPVRLMGPASVIISPSAAQAVAAAAASAGGANGGLGGGANGPFRAMTSQQPQQQGGPGGALGGSSFYGSSSLNSSSQSSSLFSQGSGQPGPGSASLGFSQQASSSLGATLGATLGGFGTAGRTTPFPRSLLLESYQSVANSSGGSGSRRDSLTGNSELYKRTPSSLTPIGHGGFYNGTLGFSPSPGPVGMPLPNQGPSHSLTPPPSLSNHSSSSNLNLGGLTNGSGRFISAAPGAEAKYRSATSSGSSLFSPSSQLFPSSRLRYGMSDVMPSGRSRLLEDFRNNRYPNLQLRDIAGHIMEFSQDQHGSRFIQLKLERASSAERQLVFSEILQAAYQLMVDVFGNYVIQKFFEFGSLDQKLALAERIRGHVLSLALQMYGCRVIQKALEFIPSDQQVISEMVRELDGHVLKCVKDQNGNHVVQKCIECVQPHALHFIIDAFKGQVFALSTHPYGCRVIQRILEHCLPEQTLPILEELHQHTEQLVQDQYGNYVIQHVLEHGRAEDKSKIVAEIRGNVLGLSQHKFASNVVEKCVTHASRAERAVLIDEVCSLTEGPHSALYTMMKDQYANYVVQKMIDVAEPSQRKIVMHKIRPHVTTLRKYTYGKHILAKLEKYYMKNGVDLGPLCGPPNGIM, encoded by the exons atgagcagtgtgtgtgtgttgaagagtAAAGCAGTGCTCTGGCAGGATTCATTCAGCCCCCACCATAGAAGTACATCCCCCAGCATGCCCGTGGTGCTGAGCAGCGGAGGACATGCCCCTCCAACAGGGCAGACCCCTCAGGCCGTGCCCCCCAGCCAGCAG gGTGTGGCGGGTGCTGGACGCTCCCAGGACGATGCCATGGTGGACTATTTCTTCCAGCGGCAGCACGGTGAACAACCTGGCAAACATCGCTGGCCCACTGGAGACAACATCCATGACAgccag GTGCGATCCATGGACGAGCTGAACCATGACTTTCAGGCTCTGGCTCTGGAGGGACGCGCCATGGGAGAG ATGCTACCTGGTAAGAAGTTCTGGGAGACGGACGACTCTGGGAAGGACGGACCTAAAGGGATCTTTCTAGACCAGTGGAGGGACAGTGCATGGGGGGCCTCTG ATCACTCCGTGTCTCAGCCAATCATGGTGTCCCGTCGGCCGGGGCAAGGTTTCCATGGCGGTGGGGAAGTCGGGGTGGGCTCGGTGATGTCACCGCGCTCTGAGAGTGGAGGGCTGGGAGTGAGCATGGTGGAGtatgtcctctcctcctcgccggCTGAAAAACTAGATTCCTGCCTCAGAAAAGGACCTTAT GGACAGCGggatggagaggtggaggaggagaagcgggaGAAGCCTAAGGCAACATTTGAAGGGGAGAAACTGAAAGAGTTGACCGAGGTTGAAGCTGATGTAATCAACGACGTCATCAACCCCAACGGGCTGCCTGTGCAGAACGGCCTCGACGTCGATGTCAAAGAGTTTGG TCGCCCCCCAGGCAATATGCCGGTCCCTGGTCCTGAGGGGGACCTGCTTGGAGGTCCCGGGGGCGTAGGGGCTGATGGCATGACACCCATGGGTGGAGGCCCCAAACCTCCCGAAGACTTCTCTGGCGTGGAACAAGGTGGCGTCGCCATGGACCCGATGGAGTCAGTGATGGAGCCGCTGCAGTTTGACTACAACTCCCAGATGCCCATGGACAACGCCCCCACCGTGGGTCTATTTGATTACGCCAACCAGCAGCAG CTGTTCCAGAGAAACAACGCACTAGCAGTGCAGCAGTTAACGGctgcccagcagcagcagtacgcCTTGGCAGCAGCACAGCAGTCTCACATTG GTCTGGCGCAAGCATTTGTACCCAATCCTTACATCATCAGTGCTGCTCCACCAGGGACGGACCCCTACGCAGCCGGCTTGGCGGCAGCAGCTACACTCG GTCCGGCAGTGATGCCTCCCCAGTACTACGGCGTGACCCCCTGGGGGGTCTACCCTGCCAACCTTTTCCAGCAGCAGGCTGCTGCAGCCAACAGCTCTGCCAATCAGCAGGCGGCAAACCAGAACCAGCAGAACCAACAGCAG GTAATGCGTGCTGGTGGCAACcaacgacctttgacccccagcCAAGGTCAACAGAATCAGCAGAATGACCAGCtggttgcagcagcagcagtcaacTCAGCCCTTGCCTTCGGGCAAGGCTTAGCAGCAGGAGTCCCCG gCTACCCTGTCCTGGCCCCTGCAGCCTACTATGACCAGACAGGGGCCCTCGTGGTCAACACTGGAGGTCGAAGTGGCCCTGTCCGCCTCATGGGCCCCGCCTCCGTCATCATATCTCCTTCTGCAGCACAAGCAG tcgcagcagcagcagcctccgcGGGTGGTGCCAACGGTGGTCTAGGCGGTGGGGCCAACGGCCCGTTTCGTGCCATGACGTcccagcagcctcagcagcagggTGGCCCCGGTGGCGCTCTGGGAGGGAGCTCCTTCTACGGATCCTCCTCCCTGAACTCATCCTCCCAGAGCTCCTCACTCTTCTCACAAGGCTCAGGCCAGCCGGGACCAGGTTCTGCCTCCTTGGGCTTCAGCCAgcaggcctcctcctccctcggtGCCACACTGGGGGCCACGCTCGGAGGCTTCGGCACTGCAGGTAGGACTACACCTTTCCCACGGAGTCTACTGCTGGAGTCTTATCAAAGCG TGGCCAACTCAAGTGGTGGCAGCGGTTCCAGGCGGGACTCACTGACGGGCAACAGTGAGCTGTACAAACGCACGCCCTCCAGCCTCACCCCGATCGGCCATGGAGGCTTCTACAACGGCACCTTGGGCTTCAGTCCATCCCCTGGCCCCGTGGGAATGCCCCTGCCCAACCAGGGCCCCTCCCATTCCCTCACACCACCGCCTTCCTTATCCAatcacagctcctcctccaaccTCAATCTTG GAGGCCTGACCAATGGCAGTGGCCGTTTCATCTCTGCAGCTCCAGGAGCAGAAGCCAAGTACCGCAGCGCCACCAGCTCAGGCTCCTCCCTCTTTTCACCCAGCAGTCAGTTGTTCCCGTCGTCACGGCTACGCTACGGCATGTCGGACGTGATGCCGTCCGGCCGCAGCCGCCTACTGGAGGACTTCAGGAACAACCGCTACCCCAACCTGCAGCTCAGAGACATTGCCGGTCACATCATGGAGTTCAGCCAGGACCAGCACGGCAGCAG GTTTATCCAGTTGAAATTGGAGCGAGCCAGTTCAGCAGAGCGCCAGCTCGTCTTCAGTGAGATCCTGCAGGCGGCCTACCAGCTGATGGTGGACGTCTTTGGAAATTACGTCATCCAGAAGTtttttgag tttgGCAGCCTGGACCAGAAGCTGGCTCTGGCAGAGAGGATCCGAGGTCATGTGCTGTCTCTGGCTCTGCAGATGTACGGCTGCAGGGTCATTCAGAAAGCTCTGGAGTTCATCCCCTCTGATCAGCAGGTCATC AGTGAGATGGTGCGGGAGCTGGACGGCCACGTGTTGAAGTGTGTGAAGGACCAGAACGGTAACCACGTGGTCCAGAAGTGCATCGAGTGCGTCCAGCCTCACGCGCTGCACTTCATCATAGACGCCTTCAAGGGACAG GTCTTCGCCCTCTCCACTCACCCTTATGGCTGCCGAGTCATTCAGCGCATTCTCGAACACTGCCTTCCTGAACAGACGCTGCCTATACTGGAGGAGCTGCATCAACACACAGAGCAGCTGGTGCAG GACCAGTACGGCAACTATGTGATCCAGCACGTTTTGGAGCACGGCCGAGCTGAAGATAAGAGCAAGATAGTGGCGGAAATTCGAGGCAATGTACTGGGACTGAGCCAGCACAAGTTTGCCAG TAATGTGGTGGAGAAATGTGTGACCCACGCCTCTCGGGCCGAACGGGCCGTGCTGATCGATGAGGTGTGCAGCCTGACGGAGGGCCCCCACAGTGCCTTATACACCATGATGAAGGACCAGTACGCCAACTACGTGGTGCAGAAGATGATTGACGTGGCCGAGCCGTCCCAGCGCAAGATCGTAATGCACAAG ATCCGGCCTCACGTTACCACCCTGAGGAAGTACACGTATGGAAAACACATCCTGGCCAAGCTGGAGAAATACTACATGAAGAACGGCGTTGACCTGGGTCCTCTCTGCGGCCCTCCCAACGGCATCATGTAA
- the pum1 gene encoding pumilio homolog 1 isoform X8, which yields MSSVCVLKSKAVLWQDSFSPHHRSTSPSMPVVLSSGGHAPPTGQTPQAVPPSQQGVAGAGRSQDDAMVDYFFQRQHGEQPGKHRWPTGDNIHDSQVRSMDELNHDFQALALEGRAMGEMLPGKKFWETDDSGKDGPKGIFLDQWRDSAWGASDHSVSQPIMVSRRPGQGFHGGGEVGVGSVMSPRSESGGLGVSMVEYVLSSSPAEKLDSCLRKGPYGQRDGEVEEEKREKPKATFEGEKLKELTEVEADVINDVINPNGLPVQNGLDVDVKEFGRPPGNMPVPGPEGDLLGGPGGVGADGMTPMGGGPKPPEDFSGVEQGGVAMDPMESVMEPLQFDYNSQMPMDNAPTVGLFDYANQQQLFQRNNALAVQQLTAAQQQQYALAAAQQSHIGLAQAFVPNPYIISAAPPGTDPYAAGLAAAATLGPAVMPPQYYGVTPWGVYPANLFQQQAAAANSSANQQAANQNQQNQQQVMRAGGNQRPLTPSQGQQNQQNDQLVAAAAVNSALAFGQGLAAGVPGYPVLAPAAYYDQTGALVVNTGGRSGPVRLMGPASVIISPSAAQAVAAAAASAGGANGGLGGGANGPFRAMTSQQPQQQGGPGGALGGSSFYGSSSLNSSSQSSSLFSQGSGQPGPGSASLGFSQQASSSLGATLGATLGGFGTAVANSSGGSGSRRDSLTGNSELYKRTPSSLTPIGHGGFYNGTLGFSPSPGPVGMPLPNQGPSHSLTPPPSLSNHSSSSNLNLGGLTNGSGRFISAAPGAEAKYRSATSSGSSLFSPSSQLFPSSRLRYGMSDVMPSGRSRLLEDFRNNRYPNLQLRDIAGHIMEFSQDQHGSRFIQLKLERASSAERQLVFSEILQAAYQLMVDVFGNYVIQKFFEFGSLDQKLALAERIRGHVLSLALQMYGCRVIQKALEFIPSDQQVISEMVRELDGHVLKCVKDQNGNHVVQKCIECVQPHALHFIIDAFKGQVFALSTHPYGCRVIQRILEHCLPEQTLPILEELHQHTEQLVQDQYGNYVIQHVLEHGRAEDKSKIVAEIRGNVLGLSQHKFASNVVEKCVTHASRAERAVLIDEVCSLTEGPHSALYTMMKDQYANYVVQKMIDVAEPSQRKIVMHKIRPHVTTLRKYTYGKHILAKLEKYYMKNGVDLGPLCGPPNGIM from the exons atgagcagtgtgtgtgtgttgaagagtAAAGCAGTGCTCTGGCAGGATTCATTCAGCCCCCACCATAGAAGTACATCCCCCAGCATGCCCGTGGTGCTGAGCAGCGGAGGACATGCCCCTCCAACAGGGCAGACCCCTCAGGCCGTGCCCCCCAGCCAGCAG gGTGTGGCGGGTGCTGGACGCTCCCAGGACGATGCCATGGTGGACTATTTCTTCCAGCGGCAGCACGGTGAACAACCTGGCAAACATCGCTGGCCCACTGGAGACAACATCCATGACAgccag GTGCGATCCATGGACGAGCTGAACCATGACTTTCAGGCTCTGGCTCTGGAGGGACGCGCCATGGGAGAG ATGCTACCTGGTAAGAAGTTCTGGGAGACGGACGACTCTGGGAAGGACGGACCTAAAGGGATCTTTCTAGACCAGTGGAGGGACAGTGCATGGGGGGCCTCTG ATCACTCCGTGTCTCAGCCAATCATGGTGTCCCGTCGGCCGGGGCAAGGTTTCCATGGCGGTGGGGAAGTCGGGGTGGGCTCGGTGATGTCACCGCGCTCTGAGAGTGGAGGGCTGGGAGTGAGCATGGTGGAGtatgtcctctcctcctcgccggCTGAAAAACTAGATTCCTGCCTCAGAAAAGGACCTTAT GGACAGCGggatggagaggtggaggaggagaagcgggaGAAGCCTAAGGCAACATTTGAAGGGGAGAAACTGAAAGAGTTGACCGAGGTTGAAGCTGATGTAATCAACGACGTCATCAACCCCAACGGGCTGCCTGTGCAGAACGGCCTCGACGTCGATGTCAAAGAGTTTGG TCGCCCCCCAGGCAATATGCCGGTCCCTGGTCCTGAGGGGGACCTGCTTGGAGGTCCCGGGGGCGTAGGGGCTGATGGCATGACACCCATGGGTGGAGGCCCCAAACCTCCCGAAGACTTCTCTGGCGTGGAACAAGGTGGCGTCGCCATGGACCCGATGGAGTCAGTGATGGAGCCGCTGCAGTTTGACTACAACTCCCAGATGCCCATGGACAACGCCCCCACCGTGGGTCTATTTGATTACGCCAACCAGCAGCAG CTGTTCCAGAGAAACAACGCACTAGCAGTGCAGCAGTTAACGGctgcccagcagcagcagtacgcCTTGGCAGCAGCACAGCAGTCTCACATTG GTCTGGCGCAAGCATTTGTACCCAATCCTTACATCATCAGTGCTGCTCCACCAGGGACGGACCCCTACGCAGCCGGCTTGGCGGCAGCAGCTACACTCG GTCCGGCAGTGATGCCTCCCCAGTACTACGGCGTGACCCCCTGGGGGGTCTACCCTGCCAACCTTTTCCAGCAGCAGGCTGCTGCAGCCAACAGCTCTGCCAATCAGCAGGCGGCAAACCAGAACCAGCAGAACCAACAGCAG GTAATGCGTGCTGGTGGCAACcaacgacctttgacccccagcCAAGGTCAACAGAATCAGCAGAATGACCAGCtggttgcagcagcagcagtcaacTCAGCCCTTGCCTTCGGGCAAGGCTTAGCAGCAGGAGTCCCCG gCTACCCTGTCCTGGCCCCTGCAGCCTACTATGACCAGACAGGGGCCCTCGTGGTCAACACTGGAGGTCGAAGTGGCCCTGTCCGCCTCATGGGCCCCGCCTCCGTCATCATATCTCCTTCTGCAGCACAAGCAG tcgcagcagcagcagcctccgcGGGTGGTGCCAACGGTGGTCTAGGCGGTGGGGCCAACGGCCCGTTTCGTGCCATGACGTcccagcagcctcagcagcagggTGGCCCCGGTGGCGCTCTGGGAGGGAGCTCCTTCTACGGATCCTCCTCCCTGAACTCATCCTCCCAGAGCTCCTCACTCTTCTCACAAGGCTCAGGCCAGCCGGGACCAGGTTCTGCCTCCTTGGGCTTCAGCCAgcaggcctcctcctccctcggtGCCACACTGGGGGCCACGCTCGGAGGCTTCGGCACTGCAG TGGCCAACTCAAGTGGTGGCAGCGGTTCCAGGCGGGACTCACTGACGGGCAACAGTGAGCTGTACAAACGCACGCCCTCCAGCCTCACCCCGATCGGCCATGGAGGCTTCTACAACGGCACCTTGGGCTTCAGTCCATCCCCTGGCCCCGTGGGAATGCCCCTGCCCAACCAGGGCCCCTCCCATTCCCTCACACCACCGCCTTCCTTATCCAatcacagctcctcctccaaccTCAATCTTG GAGGCCTGACCAATGGCAGTGGCCGTTTCATCTCTGCAGCTCCAGGAGCAGAAGCCAAGTACCGCAGCGCCACCAGCTCAGGCTCCTCCCTCTTTTCACCCAGCAGTCAGTTGTTCCCGTCGTCACGGCTACGCTACGGCATGTCGGACGTGATGCCGTCCGGCCGCAGCCGCCTACTGGAGGACTTCAGGAACAACCGCTACCCCAACCTGCAGCTCAGAGACATTGCCGGTCACATCATGGAGTTCAGCCAGGACCAGCACGGCAGCAG GTTTATCCAGTTGAAATTGGAGCGAGCCAGTTCAGCAGAGCGCCAGCTCGTCTTCAGTGAGATCCTGCAGGCGGCCTACCAGCTGATGGTGGACGTCTTTGGAAATTACGTCATCCAGAAGTtttttgag tttgGCAGCCTGGACCAGAAGCTGGCTCTGGCAGAGAGGATCCGAGGTCATGTGCTGTCTCTGGCTCTGCAGATGTACGGCTGCAGGGTCATTCAGAAAGCTCTGGAGTTCATCCCCTCTGATCAGCAGGTCATC AGTGAGATGGTGCGGGAGCTGGACGGCCACGTGTTGAAGTGTGTGAAGGACCAGAACGGTAACCACGTGGTCCAGAAGTGCATCGAGTGCGTCCAGCCTCACGCGCTGCACTTCATCATAGACGCCTTCAAGGGACAG GTCTTCGCCCTCTCCACTCACCCTTATGGCTGCCGAGTCATTCAGCGCATTCTCGAACACTGCCTTCCTGAACAGACGCTGCCTATACTGGAGGAGCTGCATCAACACACAGAGCAGCTGGTGCAG GACCAGTACGGCAACTATGTGATCCAGCACGTTTTGGAGCACGGCCGAGCTGAAGATAAGAGCAAGATAGTGGCGGAAATTCGAGGCAATGTACTGGGACTGAGCCAGCACAAGTTTGCCAG TAATGTGGTGGAGAAATGTGTGACCCACGCCTCTCGGGCCGAACGGGCCGTGCTGATCGATGAGGTGTGCAGCCTGACGGAGGGCCCCCACAGTGCCTTATACACCATGATGAAGGACCAGTACGCCAACTACGTGGTGCAGAAGATGATTGACGTGGCCGAGCCGTCCCAGCGCAAGATCGTAATGCACAAG ATCCGGCCTCACGTTACCACCCTGAGGAAGTACACGTATGGAAAACACATCCTGGCCAAGCTGGAGAAATACTACATGAAGAACGGCGTTGACCTGGGTCCTCTCTGCGGCCCTCCCAACGGCATCATGTAA
- the pum1 gene encoding pumilio homolog 1 isoform X6, producing the protein MSSVCVLKSKAVLWQDSFSPHHRSTSPSMPVVLSSGGHAPPTGQTPQAVPPSQQGVAGAGRSQDDAMVDYFFQRQHGEQPGKHRWPTGDNIHDSQVRSMDELNHDFQALALEGRAMGEQMLPGKKFWETDDSGKDGPKGIFLDQWRDSAWGASDHSVSQPIMVSRRPGQGFHGGGEVGVGSVMSPRSESGGLGVSMVEYVLSSSPAEKLDSCLRKGPYGQRDGEVEEEKREKPKATFEGEKLKELTEVEADVINDVINPNGLPVQNGLDVDVKEFGRPPGNMPVPGPEGDLLGGPGGVGADGMTPMGGGPKPPEDFSGVEQGGVAMDPMESVMEPLQFDYNSQMPMDNAPTVGLFDYANQQQLFQRNNALAVQQLTAAQQQQYALAAAQQSHIGLAQAFVPNPYIISAAPPGTDPYAAGLAAAATLGPAVMPPQYYGVTPWGVYPANLFQQQAAAANSSANQQAANQNQQNQQQVMRAGGNQRPLTPSQGQQNQQNDQLVAAAAVNSALAFGQGLAAGVPGYPVLAPAAYYDQTGALVVNTGGRSGPVRLMGPASVIISPSAAQAVAAAAASAGGANGGLGGGANGPFRAMTSQQPQQQGGPGGALGGSSFYGSSSLNSSSQSSSLFSQGSGQPGPGSASLGFSQQASSSLGATLGATLGGFGTAVANSSGGSGSRRDSLTGNSELYKRTPSSLTPIGHGGFYNGTLGFSPSPGPVGMPLPNQGPSHSLTPPPSLSNHSSSSNLNLGGLTNGSGRFISAAPGAEAKYRSATSSGSSLFSPSSQLFPSSRLRYGMSDVMPSGRSRLLEDFRNNRYPNLQLRDIAGHIMEFSQDQHGSRFIQLKLERASSAERQLVFSEILQAAYQLMVDVFGNYVIQKFFEFGSLDQKLALAERIRGHVLSLALQMYGCRVIQKALEFIPSDQQVISEMVRELDGHVLKCVKDQNGNHVVQKCIECVQPHALHFIIDAFKGQVFALSTHPYGCRVIQRILEHCLPEQTLPILEELHQHTEQLVQDQYGNYVIQHVLEHGRAEDKSKIVAEIRGNVLGLSQHKFASNVVEKCVTHASRAERAVLIDEVCSLTEGPHSALYTMMKDQYANYVVQKMIDVAEPSQRKIVMHKIRPHVTTLRKYTYGKHILAKLEKYYMKNGVDLGPLCGPPNGIM; encoded by the exons atgagcagtgtgtgtgtgttgaagagtAAAGCAGTGCTCTGGCAGGATTCATTCAGCCCCCACCATAGAAGTACATCCCCCAGCATGCCCGTGGTGCTGAGCAGCGGAGGACATGCCCCTCCAACAGGGCAGACCCCTCAGGCCGTGCCCCCCAGCCAGCAG gGTGTGGCGGGTGCTGGACGCTCCCAGGACGATGCCATGGTGGACTATTTCTTCCAGCGGCAGCACGGTGAACAACCTGGCAAACATCGCTGGCCCACTGGAGACAACATCCATGACAgccag GTGCGATCCATGGACGAGCTGAACCATGACTTTCAGGCTCTGGCTCTGGAGGGACGCGCCATGGGAGAG CAGATGCTACCTGGTAAGAAGTTCTGGGAGACGGACGACTCTGGGAAGGACGGACCTAAAGGGATCTTTCTAGACCAGTGGAGGGACAGTGCATGGGGGGCCTCTG ATCACTCCGTGTCTCAGCCAATCATGGTGTCCCGTCGGCCGGGGCAAGGTTTCCATGGCGGTGGGGAAGTCGGGGTGGGCTCGGTGATGTCACCGCGCTCTGAGAGTGGAGGGCTGGGAGTGAGCATGGTGGAGtatgtcctctcctcctcgccggCTGAAAAACTAGATTCCTGCCTCAGAAAAGGACCTTAT GGACAGCGggatggagaggtggaggaggagaagcgggaGAAGCCTAAGGCAACATTTGAAGGGGAGAAACTGAAAGAGTTGACCGAGGTTGAAGCTGATGTAATCAACGACGTCATCAACCCCAACGGGCTGCCTGTGCAGAACGGCCTCGACGTCGATGTCAAAGAGTTTGG TCGCCCCCCAGGCAATATGCCGGTCCCTGGTCCTGAGGGGGACCTGCTTGGAGGTCCCGGGGGCGTAGGGGCTGATGGCATGACACCCATGGGTGGAGGCCCCAAACCTCCCGAAGACTTCTCTGGCGTGGAACAAGGTGGCGTCGCCATGGACCCGATGGAGTCAGTGATGGAGCCGCTGCAGTTTGACTACAACTCCCAGATGCCCATGGACAACGCCCCCACCGTGGGTCTATTTGATTACGCCAACCAGCAGCAG CTGTTCCAGAGAAACAACGCACTAGCAGTGCAGCAGTTAACGGctgcccagcagcagcagtacgcCTTGGCAGCAGCACAGCAGTCTCACATTG GTCTGGCGCAAGCATTTGTACCCAATCCTTACATCATCAGTGCTGCTCCACCAGGGACGGACCCCTACGCAGCCGGCTTGGCGGCAGCAGCTACACTCG GTCCGGCAGTGATGCCTCCCCAGTACTACGGCGTGACCCCCTGGGGGGTCTACCCTGCCAACCTTTTCCAGCAGCAGGCTGCTGCAGCCAACAGCTCTGCCAATCAGCAGGCGGCAAACCAGAACCAGCAGAACCAACAGCAG GTAATGCGTGCTGGTGGCAACcaacgacctttgacccccagcCAAGGTCAACAGAATCAGCAGAATGACCAGCtggttgcagcagcagcagtcaacTCAGCCCTTGCCTTCGGGCAAGGCTTAGCAGCAGGAGTCCCCG gCTACCCTGTCCTGGCCCCTGCAGCCTACTATGACCAGACAGGGGCCCTCGTGGTCAACACTGGAGGTCGAAGTGGCCCTGTCCGCCTCATGGGCCCCGCCTCCGTCATCATATCTCCTTCTGCAGCACAAGCAG tcgcagcagcagcagcctccgcGGGTGGTGCCAACGGTGGTCTAGGCGGTGGGGCCAACGGCCCGTTTCGTGCCATGACGTcccagcagcctcagcagcagggTGGCCCCGGTGGCGCTCTGGGAGGGAGCTCCTTCTACGGATCCTCCTCCCTGAACTCATCCTCCCAGAGCTCCTCACTCTTCTCACAAGGCTCAGGCCAGCCGGGACCAGGTTCTGCCTCCTTGGGCTTCAGCCAgcaggcctcctcctccctcggtGCCACACTGGGGGCCACGCTCGGAGGCTTCGGCACTGCAG TGGCCAACTCAAGTGGTGGCAGCGGTTCCAGGCGGGACTCACTGACGGGCAACAGTGAGCTGTACAAACGCACGCCCTCCAGCCTCACCCCGATCGGCCATGGAGGCTTCTACAACGGCACCTTGGGCTTCAGTCCATCCCCTGGCCCCGTGGGAATGCCCCTGCCCAACCAGGGCCCCTCCCATTCCCTCACACCACCGCCTTCCTTATCCAatcacagctcctcctccaaccTCAATCTTG GAGGCCTGACCAATGGCAGTGGCCGTTTCATCTCTGCAGCTCCAGGAGCAGAAGCCAAGTACCGCAGCGCCACCAGCTCAGGCTCCTCCCTCTTTTCACCCAGCAGTCAGTTGTTCCCGTCGTCACGGCTACGCTACGGCATGTCGGACGTGATGCCGTCCGGCCGCAGCCGCCTACTGGAGGACTTCAGGAACAACCGCTACCCCAACCTGCAGCTCAGAGACATTGCCGGTCACATCATGGAGTTCAGCCAGGACCAGCACGGCAGCAG GTTTATCCAGTTGAAATTGGAGCGAGCCAGTTCAGCAGAGCGCCAGCTCGTCTTCAGTGAGATCCTGCAGGCGGCCTACCAGCTGATGGTGGACGTCTTTGGAAATTACGTCATCCAGAAGTtttttgag tttgGCAGCCTGGACCAGAAGCTGGCTCTGGCAGAGAGGATCCGAGGTCATGTGCTGTCTCTGGCTCTGCAGATGTACGGCTGCAGGGTCATTCAGAAAGCTCTGGAGTTCATCCCCTCTGATCAGCAGGTCATC AGTGAGATGGTGCGGGAGCTGGACGGCCACGTGTTGAAGTGTGTGAAGGACCAGAACGGTAACCACGTGGTCCAGAAGTGCATCGAGTGCGTCCAGCCTCACGCGCTGCACTTCATCATAGACGCCTTCAAGGGACAG GTCTTCGCCCTCTCCACTCACCCTTATGGCTGCCGAGTCATTCAGCGCATTCTCGAACACTGCCTTCCTGAACAGACGCTGCCTATACTGGAGGAGCTGCATCAACACACAGAGCAGCTGGTGCAG GACCAGTACGGCAACTATGTGATCCAGCACGTTTTGGAGCACGGCCGAGCTGAAGATAAGAGCAAGATAGTGGCGGAAATTCGAGGCAATGTACTGGGACTGAGCCAGCACAAGTTTGCCAG TAATGTGGTGGAGAAATGTGTGACCCACGCCTCTCGGGCCGAACGGGCCGTGCTGATCGATGAGGTGTGCAGCCTGACGGAGGGCCCCCACAGTGCCTTATACACCATGATGAAGGACCAGTACGCCAACTACGTGGTGCAGAAGATGATTGACGTGGCCGAGCCGTCCCAGCGCAAGATCGTAATGCACAAG ATCCGGCCTCACGTTACCACCCTGAGGAAGTACACGTATGGAAAACACATCCTGGCCAAGCTGGAGAAATACTACATGAAGAACGGCGTTGACCTGGGTCCTCTCTGCGGCCCTCCCAACGGCATCATGTAA